A single Triticum dicoccoides isolate Atlit2015 ecotype Zavitan chromosome 2A, WEW_v2.0, whole genome shotgun sequence DNA region contains:
- the LOC119352852 gene encoding uncharacterized protein LOC119352852: protein MAARPLVLWNHRSMQILVLLSLGLQLVLFVFAGIRRRQTLPVRRFLLWLAYLMADSTAVYAVGHLSFGGALRENQLVAFWAPFLLLHLGGPDNITAYALQDNQLWLRHLTVLVVQVLGAGYVLYKHIAVPGGQDRKLLLIASILMFVVGFVKYAERTWALKCSTLESIGASVKTQPPAIHNHEHPQDKATDEEFHLRRAHSLFHICKRAMVDSSVIEEDSMDGIEEYTGKLIQGVELWTLMEIELSLMYDILYTKAAVVHTFRGYLIRLVSPLTVVTALVLFRLTPKDGYIRADVVITYVLLGGAVFMETTSLLNALASSWTFAFLSTTKWHWLRYTALCNKRWDKLRRAVVWLHDLVKGRVAGNSRYKSRRWSYTIGQYNLLHFCTRPADTPFTSPLLGRLARVLAPDEWWNRKHYSATVEMTDPIRRRISVYMSRLYSKGKFNTGMFRKKWGGYPLERRGLYHKGVLKDSLGVEFQEGIIIWHIATEVFLTKSERAKAGDAAADVHAIRVMSDYMMFLLVERPYMLPGQPQKRLYQRTCERLVTRRSADPRYPSRARVVKDLFRVFDAPHSSISRVAEREELANNLYDEYEDQEFTHFAPRLTHMAQLAKELLGKEKDGTLDSLQLVHEVWMDILVYASNKCSRESHAQKLNSGGELTTILWLMAEYIYQASVAQRDDVV, encoded by the coding sequence ATGGCTGCACGGCCGCTGGTGCTATGGAACCACCGGTCGATGCAGATCCTGGTCCTCCTCAGCCTCGGGCTCCAGCTCGTCCTCTTCGTCTTCGCCGGGATCCGCCGCCGTCAGACGCTCCCCGTGCGGAGGTTCCTCCTGTGGCTAGCGTACCTCATGGCCGACTCCACCGCCGTGTACGCCGTCGGCCACCTGTCGTTCGGCGGCGCCCTGCGTGAGAATCAGCTCGTCGCGTTCTGGGCGCCGTTCCTGCTGCTCCACCTTGGCGGCCCTGACAACATCACCGCCTATGCGCTCCAGGACAACCAGCTCTGGCTCCGCCACCTCACCGTCCTCGTTGTGCAGGTCCTCGGAGCGGGCTACGTCCTCTACAAGCACATCGCTGTCCCCGGCGGCCAGGACAGGAAGCTGCTCCTGATCGCCTCCATTTTGATGTTCGTCGTCGGCTTCGTCAAGTACGCGGAGAGGACGTGGGCGCTCAAGTGCAGCACCCTGGAGAGCATCGGCGCTTCCGTCAAGACGCAGCCGCCCGCCATCCACAACCATGAGCACCCTCAGGACAAAGCCACGGACGAGGAGTTCCACCTGCGACGAGCCCACTCGCTGTTCCACATCTGCAAGCGCGCCATGGTCGACTCCTCAGTGATCGAGGAGGACTCCATGGACGGCATAGAAGAATACACCGGCAAGCTGATACAAGGTGTCGAGCTGTGGACGCTGATGGAGATCGAGCTCTCCCTCATGTACGACATCCTGTACACCAAGGCCGCCGTGGTCCACACCTTCCGGGGCTACCTAATCCGCCTCGTCTCGCCGCTCACCGTTGTCACCGCGCTGGTGCTGTTCCGGCTCACCCCCAAGGACGGCTACATCAGAGCCGACGTGGTCATCACCTACGTCCTGCTGGGTGGCGCCGTATTCATGGAGACGACGTCGCTCCTGAACGCGCTGGCGTCGTCTTGGACGTTCGCGTTCCTGAGCACCACCAAGTGGCACTGGCTTCGGTACACGGCCCTGTGCAACAAGAGATGGGACAAGCTACGCCGCGCCGTCGTGTGGCTTCACGATCTTGTCAAGGGAAGAGTTGCCGGTAACAGCAGGTACAAGTCAAGAAGGTGGTCATACACCATCGGGCAGTACAACTTGCTGCACTTCTGCACGCGCCCCGCCGACACGCCGTTCACCAGCCCTCTGCTCGGTAGGCTGGCCAGAGTGCTGGCACCTGACGAGTGGTGGAACAGGAAGCACTACTCGGCGACCGTGGAGATGACCGATCCGATCAGGCGTCGTATCTCTGTGTACATGAGCCGGCTGTACAGCAAGGGGAAGTTCAACACTGGCATGTTTAGGAAGAAGTGGGGTGGGTATCCTCTGGAACGCCGCGGGCTTTACCACAAAGGCGTCCTCAAGGACTCCCTCGGCGTGGAGTTCCAGGAGGGCATCATCATCTGGCACATCGCCACCGAGGTCTTCCTCACCAAGAGCGAGAGAGCCAAGGCCGGGGACGCCGCGGCTGACGTGCACGCCATCAGGGTGATGTCCGACTACATGATGTTCCTCCTGGTGGAACGTCCCTACATGCTGCCCGGCCAGCCCCAGAAAAGGTTGTACCAGCGGACCTGCGAGCGGCTGGTCACCAGGCGATCGGCTGATCCTAGGTACCCGAGCCGTGCACGCGTCGTCAAGGATCTGTTCCGTGTGTTTGATGCCCCACACTCCAGCATTTCTAGGGTCGCcgagagggaggagctcgccaacaACCTGTACGATGAATACGAGGACCAGGAGTTCACCCACTTTGCTCCTCGTCTCACGCACATGGCTCAACTCGCCAAGGAGCTGCTGGGGAAGGAGAAGGATGGCACGCTAGACTCCTTGCAGCTTGTCCATGAGGTGTGGATGGACATTCTCGTCTACGCCAGCAACAAGTGCAGCAGGGAGTCCCATGCCCAGAAGCTCAACAGTGGTGGCGAGCTGACGACCATCTTGTGGCTTATGGCAGAATACATCTACCAAGCATCGGTTGCCCAAAGAGATGATGTAGTATAA